The Nocardia sp. NBC_01503 sequence GTATGAGACCGCCTCGGTCGCCTACCACGAGGCGATTCCCGGCCATCACCTCCAGCTCACCATCGCCAATGAGCTCGATCATCTCCCGCGCTTCCAGCGCATGTCCTTCGCGAATACCGCCTTCGTCGAGGGCTGGGCCCTCTACACCGAACGCCTGGCCGACGAAATGGGTTTGTACCCGGACGATCTCACCCGCATCGGCATGCTCGCCGCCGATTCCTGGCGCTCCTGCCGCCTGGTGGTCGACACCGGCCTGCACGCCAAAGGCTGGACCCGTCAACAGGCCATCGACTTCATGGTCGCCAACGCCCCGGTGAGTGTGGAGGAGATCCGCACCGAGGTGGACCGCTATATCGCCATGCCCGGCCAGGCGGTGGCCTACAAGGTCGGCCAATTGGAGATCCGCCGCCAGCGCGCCGCCGCCCAGGAGCGGCTCGGTGCGGACTTCGACATCAAGAAATTCCACGATGTCGTGCTGGGCTCCGGCTCCGTAAGTCTGCCCGTACTACGGGAACTCGCAGGATCGCTCTGACCCTGCGCCGGTCGCGAGCCGCCACCGCAGAGGCGGCTCGCGACCCTTCCGTCGCCGATCCGGAATAGCTGGGCGGGTTCTGTGTTCGACTCAATTGTTGAGTTGAGCTAACGAAAGGGGTTGCCGGTGACGGCCACCGAATCGGCCTCGGGTATTGGACTGCGTTCTGAACGAGGGCCGGTGCTGGCGGCCATCATGCTGGCGACCTCACTGGTGGCACTCGATTCGACGGTGATCGCCACCGCGGTCTTGACCATCACCGATCAGCTGGGTGGGTTCTCCCAGTTCCCCTGGCTGTTCAGCATCTATCTGCTGGCGCAGGCGGTGACCGTGCCGATCTACGGCAAACTCGCCGATATGGTGGGCCGAAAGCCGGTGATGCTCTTCGGAATCGCGGTATTCGCGTTCGGCTCCCTGCTGTGCGGGCTCGCCACCAGCATGCTCGGGCTGATCATCTTCCGCGCCGTACAGGGTATCGGCGCGGGCGCGGTGGGGCCGATGGCCATCACCATCGCGGGCGATATCTACACCGTGCAGGAGCGAGCCAAGGTGCAGGCGTACCTGGCCAGCGTATGGGCCGCCTCCTCGGTGCTCGGACCGCTACTGGGCGGAGTGTTCTCCGAATACGTCAGCTGGCGCTGGATCTTCCTGGTGAACCTGCCGCTCTCGGTCGTGGCCGCCTGGATGATTCTGCGCGAGTTCACCGAAAGCGCTCCGCGGCAAAAGCATCGGATCGACTATCTGGGCGCGCTACTGCTCACCATCGGCGCGGGCGGACTCATCCTGGCGCTGATCGAGGGCGGCCAGGCATGGGCCTGGACCTCACCGGCGAGCATCGGGCTGTTCGCGGGCGGCGTCGTGGTGCTGTTCCTATTCGGCCTGGTGGAGCGCAAGGCCGCGAATCCGATTCTGCCGCTGTGGGTTTTCACCCGCCGTATTCTCGTGGCCAGCAGTCTGGTCTCCCTGCTGGTCGGCGCGGTACTGCTCGGACTCACCTCCTATGTGCCGACCTTCGCCCAGGGCGTGCTCGGCACCGGTGCGCTGATCGCCGGTCTCACCGTCGGCGCGCTCACCCTGGGCTGGCCGCTCTCGGCCTCCCAAGCCGGAAAGGTGTATCTGCGCATAGGTTTCCGCGCCACCTCCGTCATCGGCAGTGTGCTGGCCGCCGTCGGCGCGGCCACCCTGCTACTGGTGAACGAGGATTCGACCCTGCTACAGGTGGCACTGGGCTGCTTCGTGGTCGGCACCGGTATGGGCCTGGTGGCCAGCCCGACCCTCATTGCCGCTCAGTCCAGTGCCGAATGGTCCGAGCGCGGTGTGGTCACCTCCACCAATATGTTCGCCCGTTCCCTGGGCAGCGCCCTCGGTGTCGCGGTCTTCGGTGCACTGGTGAACTCGCGGGTCGGCAGCACCGATCATCCGGCCCCGCAAGACCTCTCGCCCGCCATCCATCTGGTGTTCCTCGGCGTGGCGGCAATGGCGGTGGTGATGATCGCCGCGGCCGCCATGATGCCGAAGAACTGATCGCAATCGCTGCTCACCGGCTGCGCGCAACCCCCGTTGACCGGTGCGCGCAACGCCCGGGCTACCGCTTCGTCGCCGGGAAACCCGGCCCGATGCGACGGTTCGGCAATGATCCAGCACACTGTACGTGTGGTTGAGGTCGAGGACGTGCTGAGCCGATTGCGGCGGTATCCGGATGTGGAGGCGGTGAACCTCTACGCGGTCGATGCGGCCGATCGGCTGCTGCTCGATGAGGCAGCCGAATCCCTAGCTGCCGCAGGGAATGACCGGGTGGCGGTGATCGACGACGGCTATGGCGCGCTCACCCTCGGCGCGGCCGCCGCGCACGGGCTGCGCGGCCTGCGCGTCCATCAGGACCTGCTCACCGGTGAGCTGGCCCTGGCCAACAACGCCCGCCAGGTCGGTCTCGCCGATCGCTACTCCGCGTACGAACTCGGCGAGCGGCTGCTCGCCGATGTCCGGGTGGTGCTGTGGCGGCTGCCGCGCGCGCTCTCGGGCATCGCCGAGACCGCCGACGCCATCGCCCGGCACGCCGCACCCGAGGTCCGGGTCTACGCGGGCGGCCGGGACAAGTACCTCACGCCCGCGATGAACGAGGTCCTCGCCGAGTCCTTCGGTTCGGTGCAGGCCAGCCGCGGCCGTCAGAAGTCCCGCGTACTCCTGGCCACCGACCCGAAACCCATTGGCGAACAGCGTTTCCCGGTGCGCAATCAACTCGACGAACAGGGCCTCGAGGTGGTCGCGCACGGTGCCGCGTTCTCCGGTTCGCGCCTGGATATCGGCACCCGCTTCCTGCTCGACTACCTCAAGCGGATGAAGCCCGATGCCCGCGATGCCATCGATCTCGGTTGCGGCACCGGCATTCTCGCGGTCGCGCTGGCCACGGCACGCCCGGGCCTGCGTGTCATCGCCACCGACCAATCGGCCGCCGCGGTGGCCTCCACCCGTGCCACCGCCGCCGCCAACCATGTCGCCGACCGCATTACGGTGCTGCGCGACGATGCCATGTCCACGGCCCCCGACAACAGCGCCGACCTGGTCGTCTGCAATCCGCCCTTCCACGTCGGCGCGGCCGTGCACACCGGTTCGGCCATCAAGATGTTCTCCGAGACCGGTCGCGTACTGCGCCCCGGCGGCGAGCTCTGGACGGTCTACAACACCCATCTGAACTATCGCGGTGTGATGGAGCGCCTGGTCGGAAAGACCGAGGTGATCGGCCGCAATCGCAAGTTCACCGTCACCCGTTCGGTGCGTGGCCTGCACAGCTGAGCACAATGGCGGGCATGGGACGAATTGATCTTCGTATCTTCACCGAACCGCAGCAGGGCGCGAGCTACGACACCCTGTTGACCGTGGCCAAGGCCACCGAGGACCTGGGCTACGACGCCTTCTTCCGCTCCGATCACTACCTCGCCATGGGTGACGCCGACGGCCTGCCCGGGCCGACCGACGCGTGGATCACCCTCGCGGGTCTGGCCCGGGAGACCAAGCGGATTCGCCTCGGCACCCTGGTCACCGCCGCCACCTTCCGCCTGCCGGGCGTACTCGCCATCCAGGTCGCGCAGGTCGACGCCATGTCCGGCGGCCGTGTCGAATTCGGTTTGGGAGCGGGCTGGTACGAGTCCGAGCACACCGCGTACGGCATCCCGTTCCCCGCGGATAAGTTCCCGCGCTACAAGGAACAGTTGGCGATCATCACCGGTCTGTGGGGCACCCCGGCCGGGGAGACCTTCAGCTTCGAGGGCCAGCACTACACGCTGCGGGATTCGCCCGCCCTGCCCAAGCCCGCGCAGGCGAAGATCCCGGTGCTGATCGGCGGTATGGGCGCCAAGCGCACACCGCGTATCGCCGCCAAGTACGCCGATGAGTTCAATGTGCCGTTCCAATCCGCGCAGACCTGCGCCGAGCAGTTCGAGCGGGTCCGCCGCGCGGCCAAGGACGCCGGTCGCGATCCGCAGGAGATCACCTTCTCCAATGCGCTCGTCGCCTGTGTCGGCGCCACCGATGCCGAGGTGGCTCGCCGCGCCGCCGCCATCGGCCGCGAGGTCGACGAATTGAAGGCCAATGGTCTGGCCGGTAGTCCGGAGGAGGTGGTCGACAAGATCGGCCGCTATGCCGAGATCGCCGGGACCAGCCGGGTCTACCTGCAGATCCTGGATCTTGACGATCTCGATCACCTGGAGTTGATCGCCGATCGCGTGATGAGCCGACTGGGCTGATACCGAGCGAACAACTGTCCGACCAGTCGGCATTGAGGGTAAAGCTCGGGTAAAGTCTGGTACGTCCGATCCATGGCGGTTCGGGAACTTGCCGACGCCACCTCCCGTTGGACAGGTAGAACGAGGCCACGACATTCGTGGGCCGCGACTCCAGAAAGGGAAGCGCCTTGCGCACCACTTCCAACCCGGTCTTCCGGAATCTGTCGCCGCAGCAGAACGGCGGCTACGCCGGCTTCGGCTCGGCCCCCACTGGAGCCGGACCGAATAACCCTCAGTACGGTCAGCAGCCCCCGCAATACGGTCAGCCGCAGTACGGTTCGCAGCCGCCGATGTATCCGCCCACCGGCGGATACCAGCAGCAGCCGGCCATTCCGACCACGCGGCCCATGACCATCGACGATGTGGTCACCAAGACCGGTATCACGCTGGCCGTGGTCACCGTCGCGGCGATCATCTCGTACGCGCTGACCGCGAGCAATCACGCGCTGGCCGCACCGCTCGCCGGTGGCGGCGCGCTCATCGGCTTCGTACTGGCCATGGTCATCAGCTTCGGTCGTAAGCAGAACAATCCGGCGCTGGTGCTCACCTACGCCGCCTTCGAGGGCCTGTTCCTCGGTGCGCTGTCGTTCGTGTTCAGCGATATCTCGTTCGGTGGTGCGGGCGGCTCCGGGCTGATCGCGCAGGCGGTGCTCGGCACCTTCGGCGTCTTCTTCGGCATGCTGATCGTCTACAAGACCGGCGCCATCCGGGTCACTCCGCGCTTCACCCGCATGATGGTCGGCGCCATGATCGGCGTGCTGGTGCTCATGCTGGGCAACCTGATCGCGGGCTTCTTCACCCCCGGCGGTTTCGGTCTGCGCGACGGCGGCACGCTCGCCATCGTCTTCAGCCTGGTCTGCATCGGCATCGCGGCCTTCAGCTTCCTGCTGGACTTCGACGCCGCCGACCAGATGATCCGCGCCGGTGCGCCCGAAAAGGCCGCGTGGGGTGTGGCATTCGGCCTGACCGTCACCCTGGTGTGGCTGTACATCGAGATCCTGCGCCTGCTGTCGTACTTCAACAGCAATAACTAGCGCTCGAAATACGAAGGGCGGGTACCGGATTCCGGTGCCCGCCTTTTTCATTTCTGTACCCCGGTCATTTCAGTACATCGGTCGCGATGTGATCGATACCGCAGTCCTCGGCGAGAATGGCTGTGCCCCGGGCATTTTCGGTGCGCAATGGCAGGATGGCCTGGTAGGCGGGGGACCGATACCAGTCCTGAACCGCCTGGTAGTCGGGGAATTCGATCACCACGGCGATCGCGCTCGCCGGTCCCTCCACGGAGAGTTGATTGCCGCCGTGCACCAGGAACCTGCCGCCGAACGGAGCCAGCGTCGAATCGATGCGCTCGAGATACTCCACGATTTCCGCGTTGACATCGACGTCGTGCAGATGAGCAATGGCGTAACCGGGCATCGTGACTCCTAATTCGATACTGCGTTGGTGCCCTTCAGTTTTCCGCCCGCAGGTAGTGAAGTCGATTACCTATCAGGTAATAACGAGGACCGGTCCCCCGCCAGTGGCGGGGGACCGGTCGACTGATTTGGTGAGGGTCGGGGTAACTCCTGGGGTACCCCCAAATGGGTTCTCCACCCGACCGCACCACGCGTCCGCGACCTGCGACGGCTCTCAGCCGTGCGCCGAAGTCGCGTGGAGGCGGATTAGCTCAGGCGCTCGATGATCATGGCCATGCCCTGGCCGCCGCCGACGCACATGGTCTCCAGACCGAACTGCTTGTCCTGGGTCTGCAGGTTGTTGATCAGGGTCGCGGTGATGCGGGCGCCGGTCATACCGAACGGGTGGCCCAGCGCGATGGCGCCACCGGAGATGTTCAGCTTGTCGTGGTCCATGCCCAGCTCGCGGGCCGAGCCAAGCACCTGCACGGCGAACGCCTCGTTGATCTCGTACAGGTCGAGATCGCCGATGGTCATGTTGGCGTTGTTCATCGCCTTGCGCACGGCCTCGATCGGGCCCAGGCCCATGATCTCGGGCGACAGACCCGAGACACCGGTGGAGACGATGCGAGCCAGCGGGGTCAGGCCCAGCGCCTTGGCCTTGGTGTCGCTCATGACGACCAGCGCGGCCGCGCCGTCGTTGAGCGGGCAGGCGTTACCGGCGGTGACGGTGCCGTCGGCGCGGAAGACCGGCTTGAGCGAGGAGATCTTCTCGTAGGTGGTGCCGGCGCGCGGGCCGTCGTCGGTGGTGACGATGGTGCCGTCGGGCAGGGTCACCGGGGTGATCTCACGCTCGAAGAAGCCGGACTTGATGGCCTCTTCGGCACGGTTCTGCGAACGCACGGCCCAGTGGTCCTGGTCCTCACGCGAGATGCCGGTGAAGGTGGCGACGTTCTCGGCGGTCTGGCCCATGGCGATGT is a genomic window containing:
- a CDS encoding MDR family MFS transporter — translated: MTATESASGIGLRSERGPVLAAIMLATSLVALDSTVIATAVLTITDQLGGFSQFPWLFSIYLLAQAVTVPIYGKLADMVGRKPVMLFGIAVFAFGSLLCGLATSMLGLIIFRAVQGIGAGAVGPMAITIAGDIYTVQERAKVQAYLASVWAASSVLGPLLGGVFSEYVSWRWIFLVNLPLSVVAAWMILREFTESAPRQKHRIDYLGALLLTIGAGGLILALIEGGQAWAWTSPASIGLFAGGVVVLFLFGLVERKAANPILPLWVFTRRILVASSLVSLLVGAVLLGLTSYVPTFAQGVLGTGALIAGLTVGALTLGWPLSASQAGKVYLRIGFRATSVIGSVLAAVGAATLLLVNEDSTLLQVALGCFVVGTGMGLVASPTLIAAQSSAEWSERGVVTSTNMFARSLGSALGVAVFGALVNSRVGSTDHPAPQDLSPAIHLVFLGVAAMAVVMIAAAAMMPKN
- a CDS encoding class I SAM-dependent methyltransferase, with the protein product MVEVEDVLSRLRRYPDVEAVNLYAVDAADRLLLDEAAESLAAAGNDRVAVIDDGYGALTLGAAAAHGLRGLRVHQDLLTGELALANNARQVGLADRYSAYELGERLLADVRVVLWRLPRALSGIAETADAIARHAAPEVRVYAGGRDKYLTPAMNEVLAESFGSVQASRGRQKSRVLLATDPKPIGEQRFPVRNQLDEQGLEVVAHGAAFSGSRLDIGTRFLLDYLKRMKPDARDAIDLGCGTGILAVALATARPGLRVIATDQSAAAVASTRATAAANHVADRITVLRDDAMSTAPDNSADLVVCNPPFHVGAAVHTGSAIKMFSETGRVLRPGGELWTVYNTHLNYRGVMERLVGKTEVIGRNRKFTVTRSVRGLHS
- a CDS encoding LLM class F420-dependent oxidoreductase, with translation MDLRIFTEPQQGASYDTLLTVAKATEDLGYDAFFRSDHYLAMGDADGLPGPTDAWITLAGLARETKRIRLGTLVTAATFRLPGVLAIQVAQVDAMSGGRVEFGLGAGWYESEHTAYGIPFPADKFPRYKEQLAIITGLWGTPAGETFSFEGQHYTLRDSPALPKPAQAKIPVLIGGMGAKRTPRIAAKYADEFNVPFQSAQTCAEQFERVRRAAKDAGRDPQEITFSNALVACVGATDAEVARRAAAIGREVDELKANGLAGSPEEVVDKIGRYAEIAGTSRVYLQILDLDDLDHLELIADRVMSRLG
- a CDS encoding Bax inhibitor-1/YccA family protein yields the protein MRTTSNPVFRNLSPQQNGGYAGFGSAPTGAGPNNPQYGQQPPQYGQPQYGSQPPMYPPTGGYQQQPAIPTTRPMTIDDVVTKTGITLAVVTVAAIISYALTASNHALAAPLAGGGALIGFVLAMVISFGRKQNNPALVLTYAAFEGLFLGALSFVFSDISFGGAGGSGLIAQAVLGTFGVFFGMLIVYKTGAIRVTPRFTRMMVGAMIGVLVLMLGNLIAGFFTPGGFGLRDGGTLAIVFSLVCIGIAAFSFLLDFDAADQMIRAGAPEKAAWGVAFGLTVTLVWLYIEILRLLSYFNSNN
- a CDS encoding DUF1330 domain-containing protein, with amino-acid sequence MPGYAIAHLHDVDVNAEIVEYLERIDSTLAPFGGRFLVHGGNQLSVEGPASAIAVVIEFPDYQAVQDWYRSPAYQAILPLRTENARGTAILAEDCGIDHIATDVLK
- a CDS encoding acetyl-CoA C-acetyltransferase, whose amino-acid sequence is MAEAVIVSYARSPIGRAGKGSLVGMRPDDLAAQMVQAALDKVPGLAVSDVEDLILGCGQPAGEAGFNMARAVAVQLGYDYLPGVTLNRYCSSSLQTTRMAFHAIKAGEGDVFISAGVETVSRFPKGTADGWPDTHNLKFADAEARTKATGESNATWTDPRENDLLPDVYIAMGQTAENVATFTGISREDQDHWAVRSQNRAEEAIKSGFFEREITPVTLPDGTIVTTDDGPRAGTTYEKISSLKPVFRADGTVTAGNACPLNDGAAALVVMSDTKAKALGLTPLARIVSTGVSGLSPEIMGLGPIEAVRKAMNNANMTIGDLDLYEINEAFAVQVLGSARELGMDHDKLNISGGAIALGHPFGMTGARITATLINNLQTQDKQFGLETMCVGGGQGMAMIIERLS